The proteins below come from a single Mycobacterium parmense genomic window:
- a CDS encoding ATPase — translation MNFNPNHVGPGAGSFRAPSSSSSRDAAPTERLTGLGQHGGHRSINQPAQPVRAQRTRRTVDLPAATHRALDIWQREAADRLGVARVTGQEVLTALIDQLLADPKLTAQITRSIQERR, via the coding sequence GTGAACTTCAATCCCAACCACGTCGGACCCGGCGCCGGATCGTTTCGCGCCCCCTCGTCGTCCTCTTCCCGGGACGCCGCCCCCACCGAACGGCTCACCGGGCTGGGACAGCACGGGGGGCACCGATCGATCAACCAGCCGGCACAGCCGGTCCGCGCCCAGCGCACGCGCCGCACCGTCGACCTGCCGGCGGCCACACACCGCGCACTCGACATCTGGCAGCGAGAAGCAGCCGACCGCCTCGGTGTCGCCAGGGTGACAGGGCAGGAAGTGCTCACCGCGCTCATCGACCAGTTGCTGGCCGACCCCAAACTCACCGCGCAGATCACCCGCAGCATCCAGGAACGGCGCTGA